Proteins encoded within one genomic window of Psilocybe cubensis strain MGC-MH-2018 chromosome 2, whole genome shotgun sequence:
- a CDS encoding Eukaryotic translation initiation factor 3 subunit C, translating into MSSYASVAAHNAPPPERQPQPDPALLNTESPSHPNLADDTAKLNIVAPDFKQDPHTFTSESNIPVDQEETQNLLNGHDNPTSPRKVNKRKPLAEEEAEDLWTTVKKYLIRPGVAGGLIGLVNIGLIASVGRAFYTQPHLRRDSRTICSVAGASIALLSIEGYAAEQYRQTPYGRKEEERARKEGALIFQHLHEQILRPRVLGGAVGIVNTAILGTIGYFSYANWDRTWDKRLVSAVTIGILALWSGEGQAGDSDSDSSSDSEESMSSGEDEAPQKPAITSKQPAMSRFLRTAGSDSSDSDSDSDEDESDSDGDRQDDDESEEDEDKPTIRILSAVDKRLKEMEATGKAMENAVKINDWMAISNEFDKLVRMVQRQHNLSEPIPAFYIRTLVNLETSINTALQKEKEAKKKMNVSNAKALTAMKQKIKKAIKDNESEVRKYQEDPEVFEREYLALISRDAAPATAPRAARTAAGATSDQVDEFTTVGKGGKAQQYTSESIFKDLQAVQEARGKKNTDRAEQIRILEILVDVAATSYQRIRVLLALISSRFDYNSSISSHMPTELWLSAQREVDQLVSIVAADPNYSIQEMTEDYDELVERTPATEKGIVRIRGSIISFVDRLDDEFTRSLQNIDPHGTEYVDRLKDEKVLYCTICRAQAFYEKTSQSEPLGRVVMRRLEHIYSKPDAVVQALEAAADSSEVQPSMTLAKQKTTSALVHSLCVYLYKSGNSLLRTRAMLSHIYHHALHNDFHTARDMLLMSHLQESIHSADVATQILYNRTVVQLGLCAFRSGLIKEAQTTLQDIFTTQRVKELLAQGVHQQRFQVMTPEQEKAEKQRQLPFHMHINTELLEAAFLVSSMLVEIPLLASIDSEEQKRKVISKPFRRLLDFADRQVFTGPPESTRDHIMQASKALQDGEWEKCRDLIQSIKIWSLMPEAAKVKEMLAKRIQEQGLRTYLFTYAPHYSTLSLSLLSRTFSLPLRAVTSIVSKMIWNEELSASLDQSGGVVVFHRIELSRSQQLAQIISEKVAAMVDQNEKTLDIRMGGTGGWGERNDGNKNEKRGEQTQERRGRGERTRGARGGARGRGARFSQGLGNQMPNGQRGQ; encoded by the exons ATGTCGTCCTACGCCTCTGTCGCTGCCCACAATGCGCCTCCCCCGGAACGCCAGCCCCAGCCAGACCCCGCCCTCCTCAATACTGAATCCCCGTCCCACCCCAATCTCGCCGACGACACCGCCAAGCTAAATATCGTCGCTCCCGATTTCAAGCAGGATCCCCATACCTTCACCTCCGAATCCAACATCCCTGTAGATCAAGAAGAGACACAAAATCTCCTCAATGGACACGACAACCCTACATCTCCTCGAAAGGTCAACAAAAGGAAACCCCTTGCTGAAGAAGAGGCAGAAGATTTGTGGACTACAgtcaaaaaatatttgaTCAGACCAGGCGTGGCTGGTGGGCTGATTGGTCTAG TCAATATCGGATTGATTGCCTCGGTTGGCCGAGCGTTCTATACACAGCCTCATTTACGGCGCGATTCGCGCACCATATGCTCTGTCGCTGGTGCTTCTATTGCTCTTCTATCCATCGAGGGGTATGCTGCCGAACAATACAGGCAAACACCGTACGGccgaaaagaagaagagagggcaaggaaggaaggagcACTCATCTTCCAGCATCTCCATGAACAAATTTTACGACCTCGGGTTTTAGGAGGAGCCGTTGGTATAG TGAACACAGCGATCCTGGGCACAATCGGATATTTCTCATATGCAAACTGGGACCGAACATGGGATAAGAGACTGGTTTCCGCTGTTACTATTGGAATACTGGCCCTCTGGAGCGGAGAAGG ACAAGCAGGCGattctgactctgactcctCCTCAGACTCGGAGGAGTCAATGTCCAGCGGAGAGGATGAGGCACCCCAAAAACCTGCAATCACCTCAAAACAGCCTGCGATGTCCCGTTTCCTTCGCACAGCTGGCTCCGATTCCAGTGACTCAGACTCAGATTCTGACGAAGACGAATCAGATAGCGATGGTGACCGgcaagatgacgacgagagcgaagaggacgaagataAACCTACGATTCGCATTCTTAGTGCTGTTGACAAGCGCTTGAAGGAGATGGAGGCTACAGGCAAGGCCATGGAGAATGCAGTCAAAATCAACGATTGGATGGCGATATCTAACG AATTCGATAAACTTGTCCGTATGGTCCAAAGGCAACACAACCTCTCTGAGCCAATACCCGCCTTCTACATCCGTACCCTTGTCAACCTCGAGACTTCGATTAACACGGCTCtgcaaaaggaaaaagaggcaaagaaaaaaatgaacgtCTCAAATGCCAAAGCTCTCACAGCCATGAAACAGAAGATCAAGAAAGCTATCAAGGACAATGAATCCGAAGTCAGAAAATACCAAGAG GATCCAGAGGTTTTTGAACGGGAGTACCTCGCTCTTATTTCCCGAGATGCTGCTCCAGCGACTGCCCCTCGCGCTGCCCGCACAGCTGCTGGAGCTACCTCCGACCAGGTCGACGAGTTCACCACTGTCGGGAAGGGTGGAAAGGCACAACAGTACACTTCGGAGAGCATCTTCAAGGACTTGCAAGCCGTGCAGGAAGCGCGTGGTAAAAAG AACACCGACCGTGCAGAGCAAATCCGCATTCTCGAAATTCTCGTGGACGTTGCCGCGACTTCTTACCAACGAATCCGAGTTCTTCTTGCCCTCATCTCGTCCCGGTTCGACTACAATTCGTCCATCTCCAGCCACATGCCCACCGAACTGTGGTTGTCCGCCCAGCGTGAGGTGGACCAGCTTGTTTCTATCGTCGCCGCGGACCCCAATTACTCTATTCAAGAAATGACGGAAGATTACGATGAGCTTGTAGAACGCACACCTGCTACTGAGAAAGGAATTGTCCGTATCCGCGGTTCCATCATCAGTTTTGTAGATCGCTTGGATGACGAATTTACACGAAGTCTACAAAATATTGACCCTCATGGTACCGAATACGTCGATCGATTGAAGGACGAGAAGGTTTTATACTGTACCATTTGCCGTGCTCAAGCCTTCTATGAGAAGACCTCACAGAGCGAGCCTCTCGGACGAGTTGTTATGAGACGTTTGGAACATATCTACTCCAAG CCTGATGCCGTTGTTCAAGCACTcgaggctgctgctgatagTTCCGAAGTCCAGCCTTCCATGACTCTTGCCAAGCAGAAGACGACGTCTGCTCTCGTTCACTCCCTTTGTGTCTACCTCTATAAATCTGGGAACTCTTTGCTCAGGACAAGGGCAATGCTTAGCCACATTTATCACCATGCATTGCATAATGATTTCCATACTGCCCGTGATATGCTTCTCATGTCGCATCTGCAGGAGTCTATTCACTCCGCAGATGTTGCCACTCAAATTCTATACAATCGCACCGTCGTGCAGCTGGGACTTTGCGCATTCCGATCTGGCCTCATTAAGGAAGCTCAAACGACTTTGCAGGATATTTTTACAACCCAGCGTGTCAAAGAACTTCTTGCCCAGGGCGTTCACCAGCAGCGATTCCAAGTTATGACCCCTGAGCAAGAGAAAGCGGAAAAGCAGAGACAACTGCCCTTCCATATGCACATCAACACAGAGCTTCTCGAAGCCGCCTTCCTAGTCTCGAGTATGCTCGTGGAGATCCCCCTCTTGGCAAGCATCGATTCGGAAGAACAAAAACGCAAGGTTATCTCGAAACCTTTCCGCCGCCTGCTCGACTTTGCTGATCGTCAAGTTTTTACTGGCCCCCCTGAGAGTACAAGGGATCATATCATGCAGGCTAGTAAAGCCCTTCAGGATGGCGAATGGGAAAAATGCCGTGATCTGATTCAGAGCATCAAAATTTGGAGTCTTATGCCCGAAGCTGCAAAAGTCAAAGAAATGCTGGCCAA ACGTATTCAGGAGCAAGGATTGCGCACATATCTGTTTACTTATGCTCCTCATTACAGCACTCTTTCGCTCTCTTTGTTGTCGAGGACATTCTCGCTGCCTCTTCGTGCAGTAACCTCCATCGTTTCCAAGATGATTTGGAACGAAGAGCTTTCAGCTTCGTTGGACCAGTCTGGTGGCGTTGTCGTCTTTCACAGGATCGAGCTTTCCCGCTCCCAGCAGCTAGCCCAGATTATATCTGAAAAGGTGGCCGCAATGGTCGATCAAAATGAAAAGACATTGGATATCAGGATGGGAGGTACGGGAGGATGGGGTGAACGAAACGACGGCAACAAAAACGAGAAGCGTGGAGAGCAAACTCAAGAACGCCGAGGTCGTGGAGAAAGAACTAGGGGTGCCCGTG GCGGAGCTCGTGGAAGAGGAGCTCGATTTTCGCAGGGACTCGGAAATCAAATGCCCAACGGACAAAGAGGGCAGTAG
- a CDS encoding putative translation initiation factor eIF-2B subunit gamma, translating to MDLDNVKSDLVTREFLAVVLAGFGNDLVPLTSDYGDEPCPKSLLPIANKPLLEYTLLWLEQSGIKDVLLICPTTHRSSIYHHIHSDVSSSSLRIDLQTYDESQDSNTGTCALLRHFSNRISEDFVVVPCDFIPPPSLPLSLLLNKFRIDALSEACMATTCWYTSRAPEKGTVPEEWGPVSSPSPLVWDPSTGTLLYVDTPDDQDRNGDEVDLKMSLLSRFPRVKLSASLKDSHVYVCRRYVLDLLHEKPHFLSLKEEFFPWLCKLQYRRSKRVKYGKTLRNMVEPKSQAISLQHSSFVDKSSQAHQIDSPIEPDDELVQTKIGVIVHDKESEPAMRINTLQTFFEANKRVLSGTTYSLPVDPKNRSLIDQRAQISNDSIVGESTQISERTTIKRSVIGRHCIIGKMVKVTGCVLLDHCIIEDGAKLDNCILGKNTQEEHSVKGEKLEVSDWMATPDTTVAEHDSDDNE from the exons ATGGACCTCGACAACGTTAAATCAGATCTTGTAACAAGAGAGTTTCTCGCCGTCGTCTTGGCCGGCTTTGGCAACGA CCTTGTCCCTCTGACAAGCGACTACGGCGACGAACCATGCCCCAAGTCTCTACTTCCGATTGCCAATAAACCACTACTGGAGTATACTTTACTGTGGTTAGAACAGTCCGGAATCAAAG ATGTCCTTCTCATATGTCCTACCACGCACCGGTCCTCCATCTACCACCACATACACTCTGATGTATCATCTTCGTCTCTGAGGATCGACCTCCAGACTTATGATGAATCTCAAGACAGTAACACGGGTACTTGTGCACTCCTTCGCCACTTTTCGAATCGCATATCTGAGGATTTTGTGGTCGTACCTTGCGATTTCATCCCCCCGCCCTCTCTCCCCTTAAGTCTCTTATTGAACAAATTTAGAATAGATGCCTTGTCGGAAGCATGTATGGCTACCACATGCTGGTATACATCCCGAGCTCCAGAGAAAGGCACGGTTCCAGAAGAATGGGGTCCTGTTTCTTCACCATCGCCGCTTGTGTGGGATCCATCTACAGGGACATTGCTGTATGTAGACACTCCAGACGACCAAGACCGAAATGGGGATGAAGTTGACCTTAAGATGTCCTTATTATCAAG ATTTCCTCGCGTCAAATTATCTGCGTCGCTGAAAGATTCCCATGTTTATGTTTGCCGGCGTTACGTGCTTGATTTGTTACATGAAAAACCacactttctttctctgaaaGAAGAATTTTTCCCGTGGCTTTGCAAACTTCAGTACCGGCGCTCGAAACGAGTAAAATATGGAAAAA CCTTGCGTAACATGGTGGAACCTAAATCTCAAGCCATTTCGTTACAGCATTCAAGCTTCGTCGACAAAAGCAGCCAAGCTCATCAAATCGATTCTCCCATCGAACCCGACGACGAACTAGTACAGACCAAAATTGGTGTGATTGTACATGACAAAGAGTCGGAACCAGCAATGCGCATAAATACCTTGCAGACATTTTTCGAAGCAAATAAACGA GTCTTGTCCGGCACTACCTACAGCTTGCCTGTAGATCCAAAAAATCGGTCATTGATTGATCAGAGAGCGCAAATATCGAACGATTCCATAGTTGGAGAATCTACACAGATATCTGAACGTACGACCATCAAAAGATCTGTTATTGGTCGGCATTGTATTATCGGCAAAATGGTCAAGGTCACTGGTTGCGTACTGCTAGACCATTGCATTATCGAGGATGG AGCTAAGCTAGATAATTGTATCCTGGGCAAGAACACCCAA GAGGAAC ACTCCGTGAAGGGCGAAAAACTCGAAGTATCAGACTGGATGGCAACACCAGACACGACTGTAGCTGAACATGATTCAGATGACAACGAATAA